The following are encoded together in the Phragmites australis chromosome 19, lpPhrAust1.1, whole genome shotgun sequence genome:
- the LOC133900038 gene encoding ankyrin repeat-containing protein At2g01680-like, with product MEAGAATTRSSGGAQAPMDRRLVAAAKSGDATSMIDLAHDDPGVLLGTTPQGNTCLHISSMHGHQGFCNEALRLNQSLLTAVNADGETPLLTAVTMGHASLASFLLGRCLDQQLSGAILAQDKHRYNVLHHAIRSGHRELALELIAAEPALSRAVNKYNESPMFIAVMRNYEEVFERLLGIPDSAHGGACAENALHAAVRNGNSVIAKKIIETRPRLATEEEIEASTPMRMAVLWDQIDVLRVLLEHDCSLGYEVSTRGNPLLTSAAFRGNVGVARELLNHCPDAPSWDPNDDWTCLHEAVSEGHENFVEFILRAPQLQKIVNMRNRNGDTALHIAVQKCNPKIVSALLLHQDIDVTVVNNFGNPATWQLSAVSDHAKTLNWNEVSMLMLKADPGNIYNLKNVVKATVTKASRMDVRSLTQTYTSNTSLVAILMATITFAAAFTLPGGYSSDAGSEGVPIMSRKLAFQAFLISDTLAMCSSLAVAFICIIARWEDLEFLLYYRSFTKKLMWFAYVATTTAFATGLYTVLAPRLLWLAIAICILPILLPTLTKLLGEWPVLKLKFRLGRTFNSDLLDMV from the exons ATGGAAGCCGGTGCAGCTACCACTAGATCATCAGGAGGAGCACAAGCACCGATGGACAGGCGTCTCGTGGCGGCAGCCAAATCTGGTGATGCCACATCAATGATTGATCTTGCTCATGATGACCCAGGCGTGCTGCTTGGAACAACACCACAGGGGAACACCTGCCTCCATATCTCCTCCATGCACGGCCACCAAGGGTTCTGCAACGAGGCCCTGCGGCTGAACCAGTCTCTCCTCACCGCGGTCAATGCGGATGGGGAGACACCACTGCTCACCGCCGTGACAATGGGCCATGCTTCTTTGGCATCGTTTTTACTCGGACGCTGCCTTGATCAGCAGCTGAGCGGGGCGATCTTGGCGCAAGACAAGCATCGGTATAATGTTCTCCACCATGCCATTCGCAGCGGCCACAGGGAGCTCGCACTGGAGTTGATAGCAGCGGAGCCTGCCTTGTCACGAGCCGTGAACAAATACAATGAGTCACCCATGTTCATAGCGGTCATGagaaattatgaagaagtcTTCGAGAGACTGTTGGGGATTCCTGATTCCGCTCATGGGGGAGCCTGCGCCGAAAATGCTCTGCATGCTGCCGTGAGAAATGGCAATTCAG TTATCGCAAAAAAGATTATTGAGACACGTCCTCGGCTGGCCacagaagaagagattgaggcGAGTACGCCAATGCGGATGGCTGTACTTTGGGACCAGATTGACGTTCTAAGAGTATTGTTGGAACATGACTGCTCTTTAGGGTATGAAGTAAGCACAAGGGGTAATCCTCTTCTTACTTCAGCCGCATTTCGAGGCAATGTAGGTGTCGCTCGGGAGCTTCTTAACCATTGTCCGGATGCTCCCAGTTGGGATCCAAATGATGACTGGACATGTCTTCACGAGGCTGTATCGGAAGGTCATGAAAACTTCGTAGAATTTATCCTGCGGGCCCCACAGCTTCAGAAAATCGTTAACATGCGGAACAGAAATGGAGATACTGCTCTGCATATCGCAGTCCAAAAGTGCAATCCGAAGATTGTCTCTGCTTTACTGCTTCACCAAGACATAGACGTTACAGTTGTTAACAACTTTGGTAACCCAGCAACCTGGCAATTGTCTGCTGTCTCCGATCATGCCAAGACTTTGAACTGG AATGAAGTGTCCATGCTTATGTTGAAAGCTGATCCAGGAAATATTTATAATCTCAAAAACGTCGTCAAGGCTACAGTAACTAAAGCATCAAGGATGGATGTCAGGTCACTGACTCAAACATACACAAGCAACACTTCCCTAGTGGCGATCCTCATGGCGACGATTACCTTCGCCGCCGCTTTCACCTTGCCCGGAGGATATAGCAGTGACGCTGGAAGTGAGGGGGTTCCCATCATGTCAAGGAAGCTTGCGTTTCAAGCATTCTTGATCTCCGACACCTTAGCAATGTGCTCCTCACTTGCCGTTGCCTTCATATGCATCATAGCCAGGTGGGAGGaccttgagttcttgctttacTATAGATCTTTTACAAAGAAGCTTATGTGGTTTGCATACGTAGCAACAACCACGGCATTTGCAACTGGTTTATACACAGTTCTGGCCCCTCGTCTCCTATGGTTGGCTATTGCAATTTGCATTCTGCCAATCTTATTGCCCACTCTTACCAAGCTGCTTGGTGAATGGCCAGTCTTGAAGCTCAAGTTTCGGTTGGGTCGAACTTTCAACTCTGACCTCCTTGATATGGTCTGA